One genomic window of Sporosarcina ureae includes the following:
- the udk gene encoding uridine kinase: protein MKKKPVVIGITGGSGSGKTSVTKKIHEVFQGHSVVVIEQDDYYKDQSHLVFEERLTTNYDHPLAFDTDLLIQHIHQLINRQAIEKPTYDYTLHTRSAEKVPVDSQDVIILEGILVLEDERLRDLMDIKLFVDTDSDIRIIRRILRDIHDRGRTVDSVVEQYVKVVRPMHNQFIEPTKKYADIIIPEGGENAVAIDLMVTKIKTILASVDEV from the coding sequence GTGAAGAAAAAACCTGTCGTAATTGGTATTACCGGTGGTTCTGGCTCCGGTAAGACAAGTGTCACAAAAAAGATACATGAAGTATTCCAAGGTCATTCAGTCGTCGTCATTGAACAAGATGATTATTATAAAGACCAATCCCATTTAGTATTTGAGGAAAGATTAACGACGAATTATGATCATCCTTTGGCGTTCGATACCGACCTATTGATTCAACATATCCATCAGTTGATCAATAGACAGGCAATCGAAAAGCCTACTTATGATTACACATTGCATACACGTTCAGCTGAAAAAGTACCTGTAGATTCACAAGACGTCATCATCCTTGAAGGGATCTTAGTATTGGAAGATGAACGATTGCGAGATCTTATGGATATCAAGCTGTTTGTTGATACGGACTCTGATATTCGCATTATTCGTCGGATTTTACGGGATATTCATGACCGTGGACGTACGGTAGATTCTGTCGTCGAGCAATATGTAAAGGTTGTGCGTCCGATGCATAATCAATTTATTGAACCTACAAAAAAGTATGCTGATATAATCATTCCCGAAGGCGGAGAAAACGCGGTCGCAATCGATTTGATGGTAACGAAGATAAAAACAATTCTTGCTTCTGTTGACGAAGTATAA
- the greA gene encoding transcription elongation factor GreA — translation MVSEKKFPMTAAGKAKLEEELEYLKTVKRVEVVERIKIARSYGDLSENSEYDSAKEDQAFVEGKISSIEGMIRNAVIITEDELNTDEVQLGKTVTFKEIPDGEKETYTIVGSAEANPLEGMISNDSPIAKALIGRKKDDKVKIQTPGGEMSVEILEIK, via the coding sequence ATGGTTTCAGAAAAGAAATTTCCAATGACAGCTGCAGGAAAAGCAAAGTTAGAAGAAGAACTAGAGTATTTGAAAACGGTGAAACGTGTGGAAGTAGTAGAACGCATCAAAATCGCGCGTAGCTACGGTGATTTATCGGAAAACTCCGAGTACGATTCAGCGAAAGAAGATCAGGCATTTGTCGAAGGGAAGATTTCTTCTATTGAAGGAATGATTCGTAATGCGGTCATTATTACTGAAGATGAATTGAATACGGATGAAGTACAATTAGGTAAAACAGTTACATTTAAAGAAATTCCTGATGGTGAAAAAGAGACGTATACGATTGTTGGTTCTGCTGAAGCTAATCCGTTAGAAGGTATGATCTCAAACGATTCGCCAATTGCGAAAGCATTAATTGGTCGAAAAAAAGATGATAAAGTAAAGATTCAGACTCCCGGCGGTGAAATGTCAGTAGAGATACTTGAGATAAAGTGA